A stretch of the Candidatus Tectomicrobia bacterium genome encodes the following:
- a CDS encoding homoserine O-acetyltransferase yields the protein MSTPAPHLQPGSVGLVETKRYTLPGPFRTESGRTLGEVTVAYETYGRLNAAGDNAVLIIHALTGDAHAAGCHAPDDPRPGWWDPMIGPGKALDTARYFVVCTNNLGGCSGTTGPASTDPATGRPFGMRFPVVTVEDTVRLQKLLLDALGVKRLRTVVGGSLAGMQTLEWGLRYSAFCDSIIPVAGAARLTPMGIAWDKIGRSAIMADNNWMGGDYPPGAGPKQGLSVARMIGHITYLSGVIMGHKFGRRVRDEGRLLEDVNARFEVESYLEHQGGKFVDRFDANSYIYLSRMMDLYDSAAGWPSLEASLERLRTKCMLVCFISDWLYPPQCSIQIAEALQRLGREVELHTVESTYGHDAFLVQYDQLTRIVGDFLRRVERGGPVGLGALPVPAGTRRFVFTFPRDEVRKPVLWELGRKFPIAINIIQGDVSTESGWQVCEIDGSEADIARAAAYMRERGIWVDPGGIDPIDHDRAEVV from the coding sequence ATGAGCACGCCCGCCCCCCATCTCCAGCCGGGCTCCGTCGGCCTGGTGGAGACGAAGCGCTATACGCTCCCCGGGCCCTTCCGCACCGAGTCGGGGCGGACGCTCGGCGAGGTGACCGTAGCCTATGAGACCTACGGCCGCCTGAACGCCGCGGGCGACAACGCCGTCCTGATCATCCATGCCCTGACGGGCGACGCCCACGCGGCCGGCTGCCACGCCCCGGACGATCCCCGCCCCGGCTGGTGGGACCCCATGATCGGCCCGGGCAAGGCCCTCGACACGGCCCGGTACTTCGTCGTCTGCACGAACAACCTGGGCGGCTGCTCGGGCACCACCGGCCCCGCCTCCACCGACCCGGCCACGGGCCGGCCCTTCGGGATGCGTTTTCCGGTCGTGACGGTGGAGGACACCGTCCGCCTCCAGAAGCTCCTCCTGGACGCGCTGGGGGTGAAGCGGCTGCGGACGGTGGTGGGGGGCTCCCTCGCGGGGATGCAGACCCTGGAGTGGGGGCTGCGCTACAGCGCCTTCTGCGACTCCATCATCCCCGTGGCGGGGGCGGCGCGGCTCACCCCGATGGGGATCGCCTGGGACAAGATCGGCCGCTCGGCCATCATGGCCGACAACAACTGGATGGGCGGCGACTACCCCCCCGGCGCGGGACCCAAGCAAGGCCTGAGCGTGGCGCGCATGATCGGCCACATCACCTACCTGAGCGGCGTCATCATGGGGCACAAGTTCGGCCGGCGGGTGCGGGACGAGGGGCGGCTCCTCGAGGACGTGAACGCGCGCTTCGAGGTGGAGAGCTACCTGGAGCACCAGGGGGGGAAGTTCGTCGACCGCTTCGACGCCAACTCCTACATCTACCTCTCGCGCATGATGGACCTCTACGACTCCGCCGCGGGCTGGCCGAGCCTGGAGGCCTCGCTGGAGCGCCTCCGGACGAAGTGCATGCTCGTGTGCTTCATCTCGGACTGGCTCTACCCGCCCCAGTGCAGCATCCAGATCGCCGAGGCGCTGCAGCGCCTGGGGCGCGAGGTCGAGCTCCACACGGTGGAGTCCACCTACGGGCACGACGCCTTTCTGGTGCAGTACGATCAGCTCACCCGCATCGTCGGCGACTTCCTCCGCCGCGTGGAGCGGGGCGGCCCCGTCGGCCTGGGCGCCCTCCCCGTCCCCGCCGGGACCCGCCGGTTCGTCTTCACCTTCCCGAGGGACGAGGTGCGCAAGCCCGTCCTCTGGGAGCTGGGGCGGAAGTTCCCCATCGCCATCAACATCATCCAGGGGGACGTGAGTACCGAGTCCGGCTGGCAGGTCTGCGAGATCGACGGCTCGGAGGCGGACATCGCCCGGGCGGCCGCCTACATGCGCGAGCGCGGCATCTGGGTGGACCCGGGGGGCATCGACCCCATCGACCACGACCGGGCCGAGGTGGTATAA
- a CDS encoding DUF3891 family protein, whose amino-acid sequence MIIRPVREGVQLIHQHDHARAAGTLVRRWQGTPSLPALPTALLDSLFFAADNHDVGWCRLDSAPRIDLATGLPQSFFAATAEEAVSTWTEGIRFCEAHSPFSGYLVSLHFTSLAEAALPGAPEEDLALLDRFAEEERERRKALLRESSPQEASLKDEAARLLRVCDTLSLIACRAPEISPPPGEVQFLTRGGMKICLTREGALEIAPWPFQAAAMQLLFPGFTLPPARYESQIELDEALRQAEPAIFETRLAPLAE is encoded by the coding sequence ATGATCATCCGGCCCGTGCGCGAAGGCGTGCAGCTCATCCATCAGCACGATCACGCGCGCGCGGCGGGCACCCTGGTCCGCCGCTGGCAGGGCACCCCCTCCCTCCCCGCCCTTCCAACGGCCCTGCTCGACTCCCTGTTTTTCGCCGCCGACAACCACGACGTCGGCTGGTGCCGCCTCGACAGCGCCCCCCGCATCGACCTGGCGACGGGCCTGCCCCAGAGCTTCTTCGCCGCGACGGCGGAGGAGGCGGTCTCCACCTGGACCGAGGGCATCCGTTTCTGCGAGGCGCACAGCCCCTTTTCGGGCTACCTCGTGAGCCTCCATTTCACCTCGCTGGCGGAGGCGGCGCTCCCCGGCGCGCCCGAGGAGGACCTGGCCCTGCTGGACCGCTTCGCCGAGGAGGAGCGCGAGCGCCGGAAGGCGTTGCTCAGGGAAAGCAGCCCCCAAGAGGCCTCCCTGAAGGACGAGGCGGCACGGCTCCTCCGGGTGTGTGATACCCTTTCCCTGATCGCGTGCCGGGCGCCCGAGATATCGCCCCCCCCGGGGGAGGTCCAGTTCCTGACGCGGGGCGGGATGAAGATCTGCCTGACCCGCGAGGGAGCCCTGGAGATCGCCCCCTGGCCGTTCCAGGCCGCGGCGATGCAGCTCTTGTTCCCGGGCTTCACCCTTCCTCCGGCCCGCTACGAGAGCCAGATCGAGCTGGACGAGGCGCTCCGCCAGGCCGAGCCGGCCATATTCGAAACCCGGCTGGCGCCGCTGGCTGAATAG
- the hpnC gene encoding squalene synthase HpnC, whose protein sequence is MKIEPEALEVVAAVVRRGEEILICRRPEGKHLAGLWEFPGGKVENGESPEEALARELREELEVEVEVGSLRWETRHAYPDRTVHLRFYDCAWKAGEGKDHGVAGHAWVRPARLGQFEFLPADAPLIQALREEGARGDGAANGSASFAGKARRAEAGGEERAEAFRRCMEQAAFHYENFPVASWLLPVRMRPHVAAVYAFARAADDIADGAAPAGERLALLEEMERRLEAAAEGKGEGLFAALAETLRAGRLSLRPFRDLLSAFRQDVEVARYPDYASLLDYCRRSADPVGRIILEMWGLKDDETLRASDAVCTALQLANHLQDVKADYLRGVVYLPQEDLRAFGVDEEELGGESAGPALRALMVFEAGRVRALLIRGLPPLARVRGRLGRELRAIWRGGAAALDAIERASFDVLRGAPRLGPGDRAACLAAAFLPAGRLARRADAARQERAEARHCRWVVRRSRSNFRLAFFALPRDRRRALNAIYAFCRVVDDIADSPGAPEAKRRRLACWQEDLARFHEGGRRHPILRELARADAAFGIPLRHLRAVCEGVEMDLEGRPFADFAALEAYCEKVASAVGLACLGVFGVRTGAAERYARALGVALQLTNILRDVWRDAQAGRLYLPREDLERFGVDAGAFRRGDYDERVVALLRFQADRARAFYREADGHLPADAKDKLFPARLMGRIYRRLLEEMDAAGFPPAPWRPPLSTASKLLEAFHCYWER, encoded by the coding sequence ATGAAGATCGAACCCGAAGCCCTCGAAGTGGTCGCGGCCGTCGTCCGCAGGGGGGAGGAGATCCTCATCTGCCGGCGCCCCGAGGGGAAACACCTGGCGGGCCTCTGGGAGTTCCCGGGCGGGAAGGTCGAGAACGGCGAGTCCCCCGAAGAGGCCCTGGCGCGGGAGCTGCGCGAGGAACTGGAGGTGGAGGTCGAGGTGGGCTCCCTGCGCTGGGAGACCCGCCACGCCTACCCGGACCGGACGGTCCACCTCCGCTTCTACGACTGCGCGTGGAAGGCGGGCGAGGGAAAGGACCACGGCGTGGCCGGCCATGCCTGGGTCCGCCCGGCCCGGCTCGGCCAGTTCGAGTTCCTCCCGGCGGACGCCCCGCTCATCCAGGCGCTGCGCGAGGAAGGCGCCCGCGGGGATGGGGCGGCCAACGGGAGCGCCTCCTTCGCCGGGAAGGCGCGGCGGGCGGAGGCCGGGGGAGAGGAGCGGGCGGAGGCCTTCCGGCGCTGCATGGAGCAGGCGGCCTTCCACTACGAGAACTTCCCCGTCGCCTCCTGGCTCCTTCCCGTCCGGATGCGCCCGCACGTCGCGGCGGTCTACGCCTTCGCCCGGGCCGCCGACGACATCGCCGACGGCGCCGCCCCCGCCGGGGAGCGTCTCGCGCTCCTGGAGGAGATGGAGCGGAGGCTCGAGGCGGCGGCCGAGGGGAAGGGGGAGGGCCTCTTCGCCGCCCTCGCCGAAACCCTCCGGGCGGGCCGCCTCTCCCTCCGGCCCTTCCGCGATCTTCTCTCGGCCTTCCGGCAGGACGTGGAGGTCGCGCGCTACCCGGACTACGCCTCCCTCCTCGACTACTGCCGCCGCTCCGCCGATCCGGTGGGGCGGATCATCCTGGAGATGTGGGGGCTCAAGGACGACGAGACGCTCCGCGCCTCGGACGCCGTCTGCACCGCCCTCCAGCTCGCCAACCATCTGCAGGACGTGAAGGCCGATTACCTCCGGGGCGTCGTCTATCTCCCCCAGGAGGACCTCCGGGCCTTCGGCGTGGACGAGGAGGAGCTGGGCGGGGAGTCGGCGGGCCCGGCCCTCCGGGCGCTCATGGTCTTCGAGGCGGGGCGGGTCCGCGCCCTGCTGATCCGGGGGCTCCCCCCGCTCGCCAGGGTTCGGGGGCGGCTGGGCCGGGAGCTCCGGGCCATCTGGCGGGGCGGGGCGGCGGCGCTCGACGCCATCGAGCGGGCCTCCTTCGATGTGCTGCGCGGGGCGCCCCGCCTCGGCCCCGGGGACAGGGCGGCCTGCCTCGCGGCGGCCTTCCTGCCCGCGGGCCGCCTGGCCCGCCGCGCGGACGCCGCCCGGCAGGAGCGGGCCGAGGCGCGCCACTGCCGCTGGGTGGTGCGGCGGAGCCGCTCGAACTTCCGCCTCGCCTTCTTCGCCCTGCCGCGCGACCGCCGCCGCGCCCTGAACGCCATCTACGCCTTCTGCCGGGTGGTGGACGACATCGCCGATTCGCCGGGGGCGCCCGAGGCGAAGCGCCGCCGCCTCGCCTGCTGGCAGGAGGACCTCGCGCGCTTCCACGAGGGGGGGCGCCGCCACCCCATCCTCCGGGAGCTCGCCCGCGCCGACGCCGCCTTCGGCATCCCCCTCCGCCACCTGCGCGCGGTGTGCGAGGGGGTGGAGATGGACCTCGAAGGAAGGCCCTTCGCGGACTTCGCGGCCCTGGAGGCCTATTGCGAGAAGGTGGCCTCGGCGGTGGGGCTGGCCTGCCTGGGCGTCTTCGGGGTGCGCACCGGGGCGGCGGAGCGCTACGCCCGCGCCCTGGGGGTCGCCCTCCAGCTTACCAACATCCTGCGCGACGTGTGGCGGGACGCCCAGGCGGGGCGGCTCTACCTCCCGCGGGAGGACCTGGAGCGCTTCGGGGTGGACGCCGGCGCCTTCCGCCGCGGGGATTACGACGAGCGCGTCGTGGCGCTCCTCCGCTTCCAGGCGGATCGCGCCCGCGCGTTCTACCGGGAGGCGGACGGGCATCTTCCCGCCGACGCGAAGGACAAGCTCTTCCCCGCCCGGCTCATGGGCCGCATCTACCGCCGGCTGCTCGAGGAGATGGACGCCGCCGGCTTCCCACCGGCTCCCTGGCGCCCGCCCCTCTCGACCGCGTCCAAGCTCCTCGAAGCCTTCCACTGCTACTGGGAACGGTGA